From the Atribacterota bacterium genome, the window GGGTACAGATGGTGCGCAAAGCCATAGAACCAGTTGGTAATAGTAAACCAGACTGGCAAATAATTTCACTGCTGGCACAGGAAATGGGTTACTCAGGATTAAACTATCAACATGCCGGGGAAATATTATCTGAAATTAATCGTACCACCCCTATCTATAGAGGAATTACCTGGGAACGCTTGCAGCAAAATGAGGTAGGCCTGCAATGGCCTTGTCCTGATATTTCTCATTCGGGAACTGTTTATCTGCATAAAGATGGAAAGTTTAGTAGAGGAAAAGGGTATTTTCATCCCGTACCCTTTAGAGAACCTGCTGAACTTCCTGATAAAGAGTATCCTTTTGTCCTTTCTACCGGAAGAACCTTGTGGCATTTTCATACTGGAACTATGAGTAGAAGGTCAAAGACTTTAAATGAACGAGTACCGGAAGGATATGTAGAAATTTCCCAGGAAGATGCCAAAAAATTACAAATTAATGATAATGAAATGATAAAAGTAGTAACCAGAAGAGGGGAAATTAAAATTAAAGCCCGGGTTACCCATAAAGTCAGCATTGGATTAATCTTTATTCCCTTTCATTTTGAAGAAGCTGCCGCTAATATCCTGACTAATGCTGCCTTAGATCCGGTGGCAAAGATTCCTGAATTAAAGGTTTGTGCTGCCAGAATTGATAAAATAACATAGATAGGGACAGTAGGCAAGTGATTATAATATCAGAGAAAGAAGTGAGGGAAGATGGCGAGTAAGCGAAAAATAATTTGAAATATCCTGGGTAACGAAAGTAAATCAAAAGGGGTGAGTAAAATATGACTTTAAAAGTAGTGGGAATTGTGGGAAGCCCACGAAAGGGAATGAATACTGATACTCTGGTGACAAAGGCCTTGGAAGGAGCTATATCAGCCGGTGCAGAAACAGAAAAAATATACCTCAATGATTTAGAGATTATGCCCTGTCAAGCTTGTGTTAAATTTCCTGCCCCTGAATATTGCTTTTACCATGATGGAATGGACAAAATATACCAGGTTCTGGTAAGTGCTGATGCCTTAATTATTGGTGCTCCAGCCTATTTTGGTTCTATAAGTGCACAGTTGAAATTGCTCATAGACCGTTCTAATTGCCTGGCAGAGATGATTACCCTGCCAGATGGAAAACTTCAATTTAAATCCAGATTAAAAAAAAGTAAAAAAGGAATCTTTATCTGGGTAGCCAATATATCTACAAATCCTGAACACGCTCTTGTTTCTATGAAAATTTGGAGTAAATATTTTGCAAATGTTGAGCTGGTAGACAATCTGGTTGTTCTGAAATCGGATTTTGGAAAAGGCGCCAGAAAACAGAAAAAAATACTTGAGAAAGCTTTTCAGTCAGGGGTATCCCTGGGACGATCATAAGTTTTACTCTAACATGATGTCTCCCCGGATTAACCTGATCTTTTGAATGATTATTTTTTTGTTAAGAGAGGTAAAAACATCATATTGTCAAATTATTCAGGGAGTTGTACAATTATAGAAACTACTTCACCAGCACACTTCTTAGGTTTTATCTCAAACACCGGCAAAGGTGTATCTGGGAAGATGTGATTATCGGCACCAATTGATTGCTGAATACATGATGTTTATTATCATATTGTTCAAATACTATTTTTAAGGAAAAAGATTGAGACGTATTAGGCAGGTAGAAAAGAAATTCATATTTAAGAATCGGGAGGAATCAAATGATAAGAAGAAATCAAAAGATATTTATTGACATTTTAGTGGTTGGTTTTATCCTATTTTTCTGTTCTACTGGTCTGGCGGCTATCAGTGTACAGGAAATCGTCAGTAATATGCAAAAGGCATATGAGAAGCAAATGGCAGATATTAATGATTACATAGTTGTTCAGAAGCCTACTGGAGGGATAGCTGCCATGACTGGAGAAGCAAAAATATATTATAAAAGAGCCAGGGTAGAAGGTGAAGAAATTTATAAAATGCGTACCGAATCAGAAGCCATGGGAATGTCCATGGTTTCCGTTTATGATGGAAAGTACAGTTGAGCTCCAAATTATATGACCGGAAAAGTTGAAAGTAAATTAGCAGAGGGTAATCCAGCACAATTCTGGAAGAATATTGATTTAGTCAAGACAAAATACCTAGGAGAAGAAATAATCGAAGGCGAAAAAGCCTATGTATTGCAGATTGATAATGCTTTACAGGTCATGGGAAGTCAGCAGGTACAAGCGTCATCGGTGCAACAAGATGGACTACAGAAAGTATCTGGAAAGTTATGGATCAGCAGCAAGACCTGGATGCCTTTACGCATGGTAATGATTATGAATGCTAGTTCTGAAAAGATGGTCATGAACACCACCACCACAACTGACTTCAAAGATTATCGGCAGGTTGGTTCCATGCTTCATCCTTTTCAGTTAGTTATGAAAACTAATACTGAGATTGATACATCTGGAATGAGCGCAGAAGACCGGAAGAATTCAGAGCAGACCATGCAAATGATGCAATCCATGATGTCAGGGATGGGTTCTTTCACCATAGAGACCACAGATATCAAAATTAATGTCGGTCTTACGGATGATCTTTTCGATGGGACGAAATTGAAATAGAATATAGGGGGTTTATCCCCCTTTATTTCTTTCAGAAAAGATAGTAAAAATAATACAGGATTATTATTT encodes:
- a CDS encoding flavodoxin family protein, whose protein sequence is MTLKVVGIVGSPRKGMNTDTLVTKALEGAISAGAETEKIYLNDLEIMPCQACVKFPAPEYCFYHDGMDKIYQVLVSADALIIGAPAYFGSISAQLKLLIDRSNCLAEMITLPDGKLQFKSRLKKSKKGIFIWVANISTNPEHALVSMKIWSKYFANVELVDNLVVLKSDFGKGARKQKKILEKAFQSGVSLGRS